Part of the Hirundo rustica isolate bHirRus1 chromosome 3, bHirRus1.pri.v3, whole genome shotgun sequence genome, TGGGTGTTTTGGGTAGGTCACATCTTGGAACAGTAACAAACacagtgctgagcagggactGGCAAGGGCAGATCAGCAGCATGCCCTTCCTCACCATGCACAGCCAGCAGATCAGCTGGACTCCGCTGCTGGTATTGGGGTACCTCTTTTACCTCCTCCTGGGTGCTACGgtgttccagctgctggagaagcaggCAGAAACACATTTTCGGGACCAgttccagctggaaaagctcAAGTTCCTGCAGAATTACACATGCTTGGACAGACAAGCTCTGGAGCAGTTTGTACAGGTAAGAGGAAAAGGTTACCATTATTTTGGCTCAGGCATTATTTTCATTAGAAGAAATAATACTACTGGGGCCAAGAAGCCAAGCATGATATAAACCAATCAGCTGTCCATAATATTAAATATCTAATTTTACAAATAACTCAAGCCCattcatatatttctttacCCTGATCTATGGAACAACTTTCTTTCCATGGTTATGGCTCCCAAAATATAAGTGCATCTAGTGATGCCCTTGTGCTACATTGCAGTAGTTTCAACTTCATGGTTCTCATCTCCCTCATTAGTTATTACTGGGAATTATGCATGGGAACAAAAAACAAGAATCAAACCTAAAGAAGTAGGTTGCCCTTCCAAGGTTCTCCAGCACAAACCTGGCAAGTTCTGCACTTTTGTGCTAGAATTTGTCTACTACCTTTGAAGGTGGTCCTGCGCTTCCAGACCTAAAGAAAAGATAGTCAACCATCACAAACTGTGTTATCTATCACTTATAAGAAGAGATAAAGGACTTTTGTTCAATACAGGTTGTCAGTTAATGACAACttcaattacattttaatcttttcctCAAAACTGGAGATATATTTCCTGGTATTACAGATCTATTCTCATAATAGTACTGCAAGAAATGGACAGAAATTCTTGAACTCTGAATCCTTGAGTTTCTTTGTGCTCAAAACATACCCAGTTGCAGAGCTGGGTGCCTAAACAGTTTGAACTCTTTCTACCATGCAACTAAAACTgataaaaattcaaaacaatttGTACTGCCCAAGTCAGAGGACTTCCATGAAGATATATGATTTTGATCAACAAAAAGCCCAGACTTCATATATCGATTTAAGCGAACACTGCAGCTAGATGAGAAAGAGTAGAAAAGGTGCCTGATCCTCTGTGTCTACAAAGCCAATGTTCCTATTACTAATACTATGATACATTACTTGTGGAACTGGGCATTGGCCAGAAAATGGCTAGAGCTTTCAAGAACTTACATGCCTAAAAACATGTCTATTTTTCGCCTTCATGACTTGGTGATATTACCTGTCCTTCTCCTATCTCTCCGACGGTGATTGCAGAGGTGAAAACCCTGATTCTCATTCTAAACCTAACCGCGATACTTTATGTGATTGAAAGGTTTATTCAAATCTCCACTACCCTCAAAACATTAGGGGAGGTCACACGTGTCCAGATTCTTCTCCCTCTGACTCCAGTGGACTTTTCTTAGGTTCACTGCCACGCCACTCAGAGAATCGCATTTTGctgctgtgtctctgctgaATTAAACACAATTTCACTTGTAAACTGTTCCAGATTAAACCAGTTGAGGGCACCAAATCATCTACAATGCACAAAGTTTCAAAGTACCAAGACTTGGTAGTCCtcaaagtgtgtgtgtgtgtatatatatatgtgtgtgtgtgtatatatataaatatatgtgtgtgtgtgtgtgtgtgtaaatgcAGGTACTCTCTGACCCATATGTTGCTTATTAGACATGTTAACAAGTTTATTAATATTAGCGAACACTTGTCTTCCCATATTAAATCTCTAATGCAGGGAAGCAGTTGTGTCTCTGCATGTTTTAACTATATGGCTAAGGAGACCTGTTCATCGTGTTACAAGTTCCAGTCTGAAAAGTCACAGTAGTTGGACAGCAGTGAGACACAGCCCCTGGACTCAGTCTATTCAGCTAATAAGTATAAGTTGTCTTAATGCCCATTCTTTAAACCTAAATCCTGCAATGTGAGATTCAACacagtttttgtttggttttttgcataTCTATCATCACTTACAATGAGTTATCACTTATAATTCATTAACTTTTGACTCCATTATACATAAAACAAATTCTTGCAATTCCATGTCAATGAACTGTGTCGGTTCTGCCTAGCTAAAACTGCTTAGCTGAGAGAaggctctgagctgcagctcctaaTGTGAGCAGCCTGAAGCTTTCAGAAGGTGTCAATCCAAACTCTTTTATCTAATGTATCTCTGGTAGGTATACTTTGGTCAGGAAATTATGACAGTCGGACAGCATAACTGAGAAGCAGATGCATTGAGTAAGGAGTCCGTGTTTTGATCATGTCCAAAATTTTTCAGTCTCAAAGGACATGATATAAATACAGACCAAAAGACCTTGACTCTGACCACAGGTGGCTGCAATGTGCATTGTCAGggggacaggagcagaaatAGCAGGCAGTTTTAATTGTCTCCACATCCTCCAGCTTAATGTAGGTTTCATATTCCTAATTGTAAATTAGGAATGTAAATTACAGCACATTGCTTTTACGTACTGACGACTTCTCTCCCAAAGACAACAGCTAATGTTCACCAGCCATTCAGCAGCTGCCATAACCCTTACCTGAGCTGTAGATGAAAGGAGCCAGGACCCATTATAACTGTCCTACAGGAACCTATTTGTTGGGCACGGGGATACCATTTCAATCATGGGTTCTTTTCATGGGGTTGCACTTAACAGCATCAATTATACCAAGAAATCTGGCCTTGTCAAACTGTGTCTGAAAGGTTCGACATTCAAAGTTGCTTCACTCTTGTGTGTTGGCTCTCATGGTGTGAGCATAACTCCAGTAAGCTCTTGTGCATTGAAATACATAGAACTGTCAAGGGTTCCTTACAGGAATAAATTAAAcctgtgattatttttaaatattcacacCTCAGTAGCTTCTGTGTGTTTCTTCTAAGTAGTAAATGAAATAAGTGACTCTAGAAAATCTGACATGTTGAATTCTTCTCAttctaagaaaaggcttttaatGGATAATGCAAAGTTCTTTGTCATATTGAAAGTAAGCTCTGCTGACATGTCAGTCATGATATCAGGTGATGATGTCCAGCAGCCCTCTGATAAATTTGACCAATGCTGTAGGATTTTTTACTGAAGGAATCAAATTAATTACTATACTTAGGATACTCAGTCCCCCAGCACAGATCAGCTAATACTGCAGAACCTGTCCAAAATCAGATACCTTGTAGTTATGTTCACTAGAAAAGCAATCTTTCTGGGAGTGGCTAACATTTGAATCAAGAAAAAGTATCTTCTTGGGTCTCATACTCCTGGAACCAGCTAAAGCTGAGGTTGCTATGACTCCTGCTCATGTCTTACATCATACAAAGTCTTTAGAAGAGATGAACAGGTAATTCTTTCAGGCATTTTGCAAAATTACAAAGTCTGTGACTTAGCCTTTGTAAGGTATGTGACAAACAAGGGGACTGTTAAAACCCCAcctgctgagcagagggaaacTGATCTCCCACAGAGAAATCCTTGGTGACAGCAAAGGAACACAATCTTTATTAAGGCAGTTGACGGGATATTTGACGCAGTAATTTTTTGGCACACAGCAGTTTTGGTCTGGTAGGAGCTATCTGGaatagcagaaaatatttcattagttAATCTTTCAGACTAAGAGAAGCCCAATATTCACTGAAAATTATATGGAAGTCATAGCCAAAAATAGTAATTCATCCTTACTAGTACTTAGTACAGAAATGAGCATGTTCCCTACGCCCCTGCCCACAGATACAATTATACATTTACACACGCCGAAATTAAGAACTTGAATGAGATTACTAGACTGCAGCGGGAGAGAAGAGCaactactttattttttatggcacaactttattttttttcctagtttgaTCACTTTGGGGAATCCTCCACCCCCTTCCCCTTAGATTTCATCTAGCTGGGGAACCTATCGTACTACAGTGACCTGTTCTCCTGTAGCAAGAATTTAAGTTCCTGGCCAGCTCTGTTTCCAAGTTTTGCGATGTCAGCAGACATTCAGTCCAACTCTACCCTGTTTCTACACTGCTTATCACTTTGCTTGCTCAAGATGAAAAAAGCACTTATCTCGGTTTCTAACGGTCTTCCTCATCTTGGCTCCTTTGACCTTTTCTGCTTCAGGTCCTCATGGAAGCATGGGAAAAAGGGGTCAACCCTGAAGGAAACTCTACAAATCCCAGTAACTGGGACTTCAGCAACTCCTTCTTTTTTGCAGGAACTGTTGTCACCACTATAGGTGAGGTATTCTCTTTCCTTAAAAGCTGGTGTTTCCTCCAACTGTCCTGTAAAGCCTGCAGAAATGCGTCATTAGTGGACAGAATACACCTGCAAGACAATCAACTACTGTGGGTTCTGGTTTTCTATTGGTTTCAAATTATGcctgttatttttctgtatacAATATTTTATACTCACAAAAAAGCTGAGTGCCTACTTGTACATGCAAGACCGTTTTGTACAAGGACAACACGTCTTTGCTGTCCACGTACAAAACGTTGCTTTGAAGCTCTGAGTTGTACTCACAACAAAATCAGAGACTTACAGAAAGTTAAAATAGTACCTGGAAGagtaatatttttcatgtttaattttcagtcagtaGTAGTGAATGCAAAAAGCTTCATCATAACCAATGGCAATTTGCAGACAGATTTAATTGCAGAAAATCATAGATCCACAGGTTCCTGAAGCTTAATGTAGTTGAGCTTCCAACCTTATGAACATTCCATGATGCCTGCAGCTTGACTGTAGAGCCTTTTCATGcagctgttttcctctttttttcaggTTATGGTAACCTGTCCCCCAGCACAGTGGCAGGGCAGATCTTCTGTGTGTTTTATGCCTTATTTGGAGTGCCCCTCAACCTGGCCTTCCTCAATCAGCTGGGGAAAGCTCTCAATGCTCATCTGCTTACCCTGGAAAGATGGGTGCAAAAGCCAGGGCGTGCCCAGGTACAGTGCCAATTTACCATTTGTTttcactattttaaaattagttattCTTTTCTCAGATAGCTGCTGCTGCTAGCTTAGGTTTCCTTGTGTGAAGCACAGCAGTTACATGGCCCTCTCAATCAGAAACTTGATACACTCAATCTACCtactgtcaccgagacacaccCAGGGTAACAACCTACAACAGCTTTAAAGCTATAGGCTTTTGCTTGAGGGGCCCCagatttgcctttttaaaacCTTACTCTGCAAAACCATAGACCTGGTGACCTTAGCAGAATATGTGCTTGTACACACACTACCAAATCAAGCTCTTATTCTCCAGCCTATGCCAGCATCTCTCCAGAGTCTAGCTCTACACTGGGCAAAGGCAACTTATTTTTATTGGCCTAATGATCTGGCTAGAATTAACTTTCCTGTTTGTGCCAACAACTTAgcacttccttccttttcttttcttaaaatgtgAATACTCCTCCTTACTTACAGTTTATTGGCGAGTCATTGAACTAATCCAgacattttttaataagaaaagcaCTGATAATGGAAAATACATGAAGGTCATTTATTACAAAGTTAGTGCATGTTTCTGAGAAAAGGTTCAATAAATTGACCCCTTCAGTTAGGGAAAAGGGAGATTAGATATGTGAGATATGTTGAAACATTTCAGAGTTCTGGCacaagttttttcttttacatttgtAAAATCTCTTGAGTCACTACATTCTTTATCTACAATGGGAAAGAGATAAAGGTACCATCAAATGCAGACTTGGATTACATAAGAAATTCTTTAGCTGCATAACCTCTGCCTGTTCCCCAAACACATGCAGCTCTACCACCTGGATTTTCATGCTAGTATAGTTGTATCTTTCCTGAGATTTCTGATAGCAGCTCAGGGATGtgatcttttatt contains:
- the LOC120751198 gene encoding potassium channel subfamily K member 16-like, which produces MPFLTMHSQQISWTPLLVLGYLFYLLLGATVFQLLEKQAETHFRDQFQLEKLKFLQNYTCLDRQALEQFVQVLMEAWEKGVNPEGNSTNPSNWDFSNSFFFAGTVVTTIGYGNLSPSTVAGQIFCVFYALFGVPLNLAFLNQLGKALNAHLLTLERWVQKPGRAQVVQTLAVAIFLTTGTLLFLVFPPLVFSYVEGWSYGEGFYFTFITLSTIGFGDYVVGTNPNKHYIPVYRSLTAIWIVFGLAWLALVFNVGADLMERYLQLKWHKSDLSLAEGDTTKLEDEPEQPRIHIPS